A stretch of Vigna angularis cultivar LongXiaoDou No.4 chromosome 4, ASM1680809v1, whole genome shotgun sequence DNA encodes these proteins:
- the LOC108329906 gene encoding probable 20S rRNA accumulation protein 4 isoform X2, translated as MMAGTLLGMPGPWAEDYREPSDPYTTKIGGLPDWPLPINADLLRCALCAGQLCLVAQVYAPLSQHRTLFVLGCISPECGTVCRVLRVQNIADLDSSQPKQPASDGEVPCANVSDDEDVGDMDFEQLGKALFEAGTAASNTKRKKPRKKRQNKAPSSSPHPKPTALVQNDVPGDCLCNCYSSLSLKEAGSDVEDPSQPEEAWEKEHYEYDKALTADRTYLKFKKRLDAYPEQCFRYSYGGRPILAAVDEINPGNCSLCGRPRQFEMQLMPPLLYFLQEALGERRHLVEKWDWMTLIVYTCSESCSVEIEQAKSNMGWIIAEEAVVAQCEASMPVQPGLFS; from the exons atGATGGCAGGAACTTTGCTAGGGATGCCAGGTCCATGGGCGGAGGATTATCGCGAACCATCTGATCCCTATACAACTAAAATTGGAGGACTCCCT GACTGGCCCCTCCCCATAAACGCCGATTTGCTACGGTGCGCCTTGTGCGCCGGCCAACTCTGCCTGGTGGCGCAGGTTTACGCTCCCCTTTCTCAACACCGCACCCTCTTCGTTCTCGGTTGCATCTCGCCCGAATGCGGAACCGTTTGCCGCGTTCTTCGAGTTCAGAACATTGCTGACTTGGACTCCTCTCAACCAAAACAACCTGCGTCCGATGGTGAAGTTCCGTGTGCCAACGTGTCGGATGACGAAGACGTAGGTGACATGGATTTTGAACAACTGGGTAAGGCTCTCTTTGAAGCCGGGACTGCGGCTTCCAATACCAAGCGCAAGAAGCCGCGGAAAAAACGACAGAACAAGGCCCCTTCATCTTCTCCACATCCAAAACCGACAGCTTTGGTTCAAAATGACGTGCCTGGTGATTGTTTGTGTAATTG CTACTCGTCGCTTTCTCTTAAGGAGGCTGGAAGTGATGTTGAGGATCCTTCACAACCGGAAGAAGCCTGGGAAAAGGAGCATTATGAGTATGATAAAGCTTTGACTGCTGATAGAACTTACCTCAAGTTTAAGAAACGATTGGATGCATATCCTGAACAATGTTTTAG ATATTCGTATGGTGGGAGGCCAATTTTAGCTGCAGTCGATGAAATAAACCCTGGCAATTGCAGTCTATGTGGCAGACCAAGGCAATTTGAGATGCAGCTGATGCCTCCATTACTATACTTTCTACAGGAAGCTCTTGGTGAACGAAGACATTTGGTGGAAAAGTGGGATTGGATGACCCTTATTGTATATACTTGTTCAGAG AGCTGTTCTGTAGAGATTGAACAAGCAAAGTCCAATATGGGATGGATTATAGCAGAGGAGGCAGTTGTAGCTCAATGTGAAGCATCCATGCCCGTTCAGCCTGGCTTGTTCTCATGA
- the LOC108330322 gene encoding glucan endo-1,3-beta-glucosidase 8 has translation MTLVEFCMWGFYLILMLAQHQFQDAQGAESVPGLGINWGALASHPLNPNIVVNMLKDNGIKKVKLFDADPWTVGALAGTDIEVMVGIPNDQLIKFAASSHSADDWVKANITKHLHGRHGVVNIRYVSVGNEPFMKAYNGAYVETTFPAMQNLHRAIDKAGLADTVKVTTALNADVYESPSNNPSDGDFRTDIRDAMQQVLSFLHETNSPFLVNIYPFLSLYQNDNFPVEFAFFDGQGGTVEDKDVEYSNALDANLDTLVWSLRKAGYPDMRIVVGEIGWPTDGDKNANNKNAKRFFQGLLKKMAKKQGSPLRPGALEMYLFSLSDENMKSIEPGKFERHWGIFGYDGSVKFPIDFSGQGQDKWPVAAKGVVYQDRIWCILNPDVKNLSLLPSALDYACAAADCTSLGFGCSCDHLDLATNASYAFNQYFQTRDQSVQACNFNGLATIVKQDPSRGNCIFPIEIDSSRDMLRPIHTLGTLSIAFAFFFITFT, from the exons ATGACTCTTGTGGAGTTCTGTATGTGGGGgttttatttgatattgatgTTAGCTCAGCACCAATTTCAAGATGCCCAAGGCGCAGAGTCCGTACCAGGTCTTGGCATCAATTGGGGTGCATTAGCATCCCACCCTTTGAATCCCAACATCGTGGTAAATATGTTGAAAGACAACGGGATCAAGAAGGTAAAACTCTTCGATGCAGATCCTTGGACCGTTGGTGCTTTGGCGGGAACAGACATTGAAGTCATGGTGGGAATTCCTAATGATCAATTGATTAAATTTGCTGCAAGTAGCCATAGTGCAGACGATTGGGTGAAAGCAAACATCACCAAACATCTTCATGGTCGTCATGGGGTCGTAAACATCAG ATACGTATCTGTCGGAAATGAACCATTCATGAAAGCTTACAATGGTGCGTATGTGGAGACCACATTCCCAGCAATGCAAAATCTTCATAGGGCCATCGACAAGGCTGGTCTTGCAGACACAGTGAAGGTGACTACAGCTTTAAATGCTGATGTTTATGAGTCTCCTTCAAACAATCCCTCAGATGGAGATTTTCGGACTGACATTCGTGACGCTATGCAACAAGTACTGAGTTTCCTTCACGAAACGAACTCGCCATTTCTTGTTAACATATACCCTTTCCTTAGTCTCTACCAGAATGACAATTTTCCAGTAGAATTTGCCTTCTTTGACGGTCAAGGAGGAACAGTTGAAGACAAAGACGTGGAATATAGCAACGCGTTGGACGCAAATTTAGACACCCTTGTTTGGTCATTGAGAAAAGCTGGCTACCCTGACATGAGAATTGTGGTTGGTGAAATTGGATGGCCAACTGATGGTGACAAAAATGCCAACAACAAGAATGCAAAAAGGTTCTTCCAAGGGCTACTCAAGAAAATGGCAAAGAAGCAGGGAAGCCCACTTCGCCCTGGAGCCCTGGAGATGTATCTATTTTCTCTGAGTGATGAGAACATGAAGAGTATTGAGCCTGGTAAATTTGAGCGTCACTGGGGAATTTTTGGCTACGATGGAAGTGTTAAGTTTCCGATTGATTTTTCTGGTCAGGGACAAGACAAATGGCCTGTAGCAGCGAAAGGTGTTGTGTACCAGGATCGCATATGGTGTATCCTAAACCCTGATGTTAAGAACTTGAGCCTTCTACCAAGTGCACTGGACTATGCTTGTGCTGCTGCCGATTGCACCAGCCTAGGGTTTGGCTGTTCTTGTGATCATTTAGACCTGGCTACCAATGCTTCTTATGCTTTCAACCAGTACTTTCAAACAAGGGACCAAAGTGTTCAGGCTTGCAATTTCAATGGGTTGGCCACTATTGTTAAACAAGATCCATCCAGAGGAAATTGCATATTCCCTATAGAAATTGATAGCAGTCGTGACATGCTAAGACCAATTCATACTCTTGGAACCCTTTCCATTGCCTTCGCATTCTTTTTTATCACATTCACATAG
- the LOC108329906 gene encoding uncharacterized protein LOC108329906 isoform X3 produces the protein MMAGTLLGMPGPWAEDYREPSDPYTTKIGGLPDWPLPINADLLRCALCAGQLCLVAQVYAPLSQHRTLFVLGCISPECGTVCRVLRVQNIADLDSSQPKQPASDGEVPCANVSDDEDVGDMDFEQLGKALFEAGTAASNTKRKKPRKKRQNKAPSSSPHPKPTALVQNDVPVVPCFYIYAQEESSSLNLSAICSSYSSLSLKEAGSDVEDPSQPEEAWEKEHYEYDKALTADRTYLKFKKRLDAYPEQCFRYSYGGRPILAAVDEINPGNCSLCGRPRQFEMQLMPPLLYFLQEALGERRHLVEKWDWMTLIVYTCSERLNKQSPIWDGL, from the exons atGATGGCAGGAACTTTGCTAGGGATGCCAGGTCCATGGGCGGAGGATTATCGCGAACCATCTGATCCCTATACAACTAAAATTGGAGGACTCCCT GACTGGCCCCTCCCCATAAACGCCGATTTGCTACGGTGCGCCTTGTGCGCCGGCCAACTCTGCCTGGTGGCGCAGGTTTACGCTCCCCTTTCTCAACACCGCACCCTCTTCGTTCTCGGTTGCATCTCGCCCGAATGCGGAACCGTTTGCCGCGTTCTTCGAGTTCAGAACATTGCTGACTTGGACTCCTCTCAACCAAAACAACCTGCGTCCGATGGTGAAGTTCCGTGTGCCAACGTGTCGGATGACGAAGACGTAGGTGACATGGATTTTGAACAACTGGGTAAGGCTCTCTTTGAAGCCGGGACTGCGGCTTCCAATACCAAGCGCAAGAAGCCGCGGAAAAAACGACAGAACAAGGCCCCTTCATCTTCTCCACATCCAAAACCGACAGCTTTGGTTCAAAATGACGTGCCTG TGGTGCCCTGTTTTTATATATACGCACAGGAAGAGTCTTCCTCTCTGAATCTTAGTGCTATATGTTCTAGCTACTCGTCGCTTTCTCTTAAGGAGGCTGGAAGTGATGTTGAGGATCCTTCACAACCGGAAGAAGCCTGGGAAAAGGAGCATTATGAGTATGATAAAGCTTTGACTGCTGATAGAACTTACCTCAAGTTTAAGAAACGATTGGATGCATATCCTGAACAATGTTTTAG ATATTCGTATGGTGGGAGGCCAATTTTAGCTGCAGTCGATGAAATAAACCCTGGCAATTGCAGTCTATGTGGCAGACCAAGGCAATTTGAGATGCAGCTGATGCCTCCATTACTATACTTTCTACAGGAAGCTCTTGGTGAACGAAGACATTTGGTGGAAAAGTGGGATTGGATGACCCTTATTGTATATACTTGTTCAGAG AGATTGAACAAGCAAAGTCCAATATGGGATGGATTATAG
- the LOC108331123 gene encoding probable WRKY transcription factor 51, protein MEQYFGNPNFCHSAVVNMAASPASEFKISDYLILEDVADYHHEECWSLSTETESSEKANSSDASHGFGDATSTTTTTNNNNNIKCKNKGIKQKKAEVSQSITFRTRSQLEIMDDGYKWRKYGKKTVKNNSNPRNYYKCSGAGCSVKKRVERDRNDSNYVLTTYVGVHNHHTPSSYYTQMPLLHSDDWNLLPSATQNS, encoded by the exons ATGGAACAGTATTTTGGAAACCCTAATTTCTGTCACTCTGCCGTGGTCAACATGGCAGCATCTCCAGCCTCTGAGTTCAAGATATCTGATTATCTTATATTGGAAGATGTTGCTGATTATCATCATGAAGAGTGTTGGTCACTAAGCACTGAAACTGAATCATCGGAGAAAGCAAACTCTAGCGATGCCAGTCATGGATTTGGTGATGCaacctccaccaccaccaccaccaacaacaacaacaacat AAAGTGCAAAAATAAAGGGATTAAGCAAAAGAAGGCAGAAGTGAGTCAAAGCATCACGTTTAGAACCAGATCGCAGCTCGAGATCATGGATGATGGATATAAATGGAGGAAATACGGAAAGAAGACAGTGAAGAACAATTCCAACCCAAG GAACTACTACAAGTGTTCAGGTGCAGGATGCAGTGTGAAGAAAAGGGTGGAAAGAGACCGAAATGACTCAAACTATGTTCTAACAACGTACGTAGGTGTCCACAATCACCACACCCCGTCTTCCTATTACACCCAAATGCCTTTGTTGCATTCTGATGATTGGAACCTTCTCCCTTCTGCAACTCAAAACTCATAG
- the LOC108330321 gene encoding uncharacterized protein LOC108330321, whose amino-acid sequence MERIFHAKRCSDENRLAFSEYLLTGEVSHWWSRMRMLLEGSSTPISWEVFKQKFYTEYFPNNVRFAKEVEFLQLVQGNMSVSEYADRFKHLLRFHTLTMNEEWQCKKFENELRGDIKLLVTALSIKEFPALVEKARILEKTKTEVESQQRQPPRAGGPDVSRGSFGARRTPYSRSSSSSGSRGSSSPSSGSSSHLGPQGSISCYNCGGPHMKLVCPQLVGLRKCNQCGREGHYERDCPLGRRAAVHNRSVGRFQLRGVARPQATGRVYAMSRAKASSSGTLIISNCLLYGKDCVVLFDSGATHSFVSEACVERLGLIVGELHCDLVVSTPTTGLVRTSLLCARCPVEVEGR is encoded by the coding sequence ATGGAGAGGATCTTTCATGCGAAGAGGTGTTCGGATGAGAATCGATTGGCCTTTTCTGAATATTTGCTGACGGGGGAAGTCAGTCATTGGTGGAGTAGAATGAGGATGCTGTTGGAGGGAAGCAGTACTCCTATCTCTTGGGAAGTATTCAAGCAGAAGTTCTATACCGAGTACTTTCCAAATAACGTTCGGTTTGCAAAGGAGGTAGAGTTCCTTCAATTGGTTCAGGGGAACATGTCGGTATCAGAGTATGCCGATCGGTTTAAGCATCTTTTAAGGTTTCATACGTTGACAATGAATGAGGAGTGGCAGTGCAAGAAGTTTGAGAATGAGTTGAGAGGTGATATCAAATTGTTGGTCACCGCTTTGAGTATCAAGGAGTTTCCAGCTTTGGTTGAGAAGGCTAGAATTTTGGAGAAGACAAAGACGGAAGTAGAGAGTCAACAGAGACAGCCACCGAGGGCTGGAGGACCGGACGTTTCCAGAGGCAGTTTTGGTGCCAGGAGAACTCCCTATTCtcggtcttcttcttcttctggatCTAGGGGTTCTTCTTCACCGTCATCCGGTTCCAGTAGTCATTTAGGGCCGCAAGGGTCAATAAGTTGTTACAACTGTGGAGGACCTCATATGAAATTAGTTTGTCCTCAGTTGGTGGGACTCAGGAAGTGTAATCAGTGTGGAAGGGAAGGTCACTACGAGAGGGATTGCCCCTTGGGTAGAAGAGCAGCGGTCCATAACCGTTCGGTTGGGAGGTTTCAATTGAGAGGAGTTGCCAGACCTCAGGCTACTGGAAGGGTCTATGCTATGTCAAGGGCAAAAGCATCCAGTTCAGGTACACTTATTATCAGTAATTGCCTGTTGTATGGTAAAGATTGTGTAGTgttgtttgattcgggggcaacgCATTCTTTTGTTTCTGAGGCATGTGTAGAGAGACTGGGGTTAATTGTGGGAGAGTTACATtgtgatctggtggtgtctacACCAACAACAGGTTTAGTTAGGACATCTTTATTGTGTGCTAGATGTCCGGTTGAGGTTGAGGGGCGTTAG
- the LOC108329906 gene encoding uncharacterized protein LOC108329906 isoform X1, whose product MMAGTLLGMPGPWAEDYREPSDPYTTKIGGLPDWPLPINADLLRCALCAGQLCLVAQVYAPLSQHRTLFVLGCISPECGTVCRVLRVQNIADLDSSQPKQPASDGEVPCANVSDDEDVGDMDFEQLGKALFEAGTAASNTKRKKPRKKRQNKAPSSSPHPKPTALVQNDVPVVPCFYIYAQEESSSLNLSAICSSYSSLSLKEAGSDVEDPSQPEEAWEKEHYEYDKALTADRTYLKFKKRLDAYPEQCFRYSYGGRPILAAVDEINPGNCSLCGRPRQFEMQLMPPLLYFLQEALGERRHLVEKWDWMTLIVYTCSESCSVEIEQAKSNMGWIIAEEAVVAQCEASMPVQPGLFS is encoded by the exons atGATGGCAGGAACTTTGCTAGGGATGCCAGGTCCATGGGCGGAGGATTATCGCGAACCATCTGATCCCTATACAACTAAAATTGGAGGACTCCCT GACTGGCCCCTCCCCATAAACGCCGATTTGCTACGGTGCGCCTTGTGCGCCGGCCAACTCTGCCTGGTGGCGCAGGTTTACGCTCCCCTTTCTCAACACCGCACCCTCTTCGTTCTCGGTTGCATCTCGCCCGAATGCGGAACCGTTTGCCGCGTTCTTCGAGTTCAGAACATTGCTGACTTGGACTCCTCTCAACCAAAACAACCTGCGTCCGATGGTGAAGTTCCGTGTGCCAACGTGTCGGATGACGAAGACGTAGGTGACATGGATTTTGAACAACTGGGTAAGGCTCTCTTTGAAGCCGGGACTGCGGCTTCCAATACCAAGCGCAAGAAGCCGCGGAAAAAACGACAGAACAAGGCCCCTTCATCTTCTCCACATCCAAAACCGACAGCTTTGGTTCAAAATGACGTGCCTG TGGTGCCCTGTTTTTATATATACGCACAGGAAGAGTCTTCCTCTCTGAATCTTAGTGCTATATGTTCTAGCTACTCGTCGCTTTCTCTTAAGGAGGCTGGAAGTGATGTTGAGGATCCTTCACAACCGGAAGAAGCCTGGGAAAAGGAGCATTATGAGTATGATAAAGCTTTGACTGCTGATAGAACTTACCTCAAGTTTAAGAAACGATTGGATGCATATCCTGAACAATGTTTTAG ATATTCGTATGGTGGGAGGCCAATTTTAGCTGCAGTCGATGAAATAAACCCTGGCAATTGCAGTCTATGTGGCAGACCAAGGCAATTTGAGATGCAGCTGATGCCTCCATTACTATACTTTCTACAGGAAGCTCTTGGTGAACGAAGACATTTGGTGGAAAAGTGGGATTGGATGACCCTTATTGTATATACTTGTTCAGAG AGCTGTTCTGTAGAGATTGAACAAGCAAAGTCCAATATGGGATGGATTATAGCAGAGGAGGCAGTTGTAGCTCAATGTGAAGCATCCATGCCCGTTCAGCCTGGCTTGTTCTCATGA